TTTTGTCGCGTTCCGAATATTTGAGGAAGTCATCCCCGCTACCTTTCGCAGCACATAAAGCTATCGGGATACAAAAGTAGCAACAGCGTGTCACCTGGGCTCAATTTCTGGCAGTCTGGTGTTTCAAGATATGAAGAAAAAAGAATCACAGTATAATAGGCCGCAGGAATATGCTTGTGCTTACGTTGGCACAAAACTTCAGAAGAGATCCCAAGTAGTGTCGGAATGAATGTTAAGCAAAGCATATTTCAGGTAGCTGGCTATCAAGTATTGTTTGTGCTCCGAAAAGCATTACGGAGTAGACTGACGTATTTTTGTAAGGCGAGCAGTTGTGTGCGTGATCAGAACGCGTCTGTGCGGACcgcagcaagacgacgacgatggtgcTGACAATTTTGTGTGGGCGACGCATAATTTTGCGGGCGTTCGGGACGAGTTTTGGACGTATCAATTTTGGATTCTAACAGGTACTGGTCaagcgtaagcgagagaaacatgAATTGTAACATCATTTGCCACTAAGTTGATAGAATAGTGCGTATACTTGCAGATATGTCATGTGGCATATATGTTAAAACGACGAACGTGTTTCTACTCACGGCGAAGCAACGTGAAGACCTGCTCGACTTCGCCGATCACGAAGGCGGTACACTATGTCGCACAGATTCCGCGTAGCGTTAGCTGCTGTGAACGCACGTCCCCACGCAGCTTAAGCTATTCTGACGCCTATCCGCTGCCACTTGAAGACCGGGATTTTAAACCCTGGGAGTCAGATAAAGATTCATTACCTTTTCGCGAACAGTGCCACATTAGTAATGATCTGTGAACTCCCAAAAATATGTAATGATAGTTTGTGGATTAATTAAacaaagcgaaactttcttttcGCGAGTATAGGTAGGGTTCTCAAGCTTCACTTCGGTAAAGGTTTGTTTCAATCCATCTATGACCGCCTTTGCAGGCAGCGCAGTGACGAATCATGCCGAGGAAGAGTACCCGGGCGTGTTCTCTGAGCCTCCGCGGCTGGAGGCGGTTGGCGCCCATGACGTGCGTGTCACGTGGTCCCAGCCTCTGAGTGCCCAGGACGACCCTATCGAGCGCGGGCTGGTCTACGCGCTCTTTCTGAGAGGGCTTGTCAACGATCAACGCTGGGAGGATGCCGGGCAGGTACTGCACCAGCCCGCTACGGATTTTATGACGTTTTGTTGTTGAGCACAAAAACGCCGGTTCGATTTCGACTgcagcggccgcctttcgatggtcgcgaaatgcaaaaaaaaagcttgtgtaTTTTGATTTCGGCGCACTTTACTACTAAGTTGTCTTAATCCAGAGCACCCCACTATACATCATGAACCCTCATATGCCGCGTATTTGGGGCTTTATACCCCACGGTTTAATATGATGGGGCCACCGCGTGTTATTAGCATGAAATGACACGGAAACAGCATTTAGCGGATAATCGATAACAAGCCCACTTAGCAATAACTACAAATTTCGCAGTCACAAGCAGTGCGTGGGACTGGCTGTTCAGTTGAAACTGACTGGCACCTGCTACCTTTTGCGTTGCTGTATGCGACataaaaagaatttttttccAAGGCACTGTGGCCAACTCTAAGCAAAAAAAAGCGCTTGTCTTGTGTAGAATTATTAGATACCCAAAAGGCGACTCACGTGCGTTTACAGACTCTACATAGATGCACGAGGGCAAACTTTTCCGCATCAGAGACGACGTCGGTGAATATTTGCACGTATTGTGACAATTGCGTGTTTGTACGTCCGAAGCTTTTCTTTATCTAATTTGAACGAAAGGTATATAGGGACACAAGTGCTGTTTCGGCGACCATCGGCCGACTGTTTATCGAAGTTGTTTTCACAACCACTCAAACTATTACTTGCAGCGTCTCATATGAGCGACACTTCATTTTATCATGTCAGCAGATTGTTATATAGCGACAGCACCTACTGGGGACTCAGTCTACTGATGACTTGGCGACAGCATCTTGTCAGAATCAGTGTGCTATTCGGAGTGAATGCTGTGTCAGAAGACGAGCGCAGTACCGCTTAACAGCATATCACAAGAGTCGGGAACAATACTGTACGAGGTTAACCGTTTCCATGCTCGGTCATTATCCCTGTCCGCCAGTGTATGCGGTGCGTACATCACACGCTGAATTTCAACTTCGCGGAAGGTGGGAGGAGCTTCGAGCTCATCATTAGAGTGGCGAATTTTAGAGGAATTAGACCGCGGAGGTTAAAAACCTCTCTATTAGATGAGCTTGCGTGCTCTTGTACTACCCACTGCGTGGTAAATCTGTAATATTTCGGCAGACCATGTCACGGCCCCTTTAAGGAATCGACGCTGCATGGCAAAATGGCTGGCGTAACGCTTTTTCACACTCTGGAATTCTGCACTCAGCTTGGCTGTCTGAAAGAAAAGAAGGCGGCTATTTCAATAATGCGGCTAAGGAATGGGTTGACAATGCTTGTTTGTTAAAGGTAGACGAAAAAAAATGTTATCTCGATAAAGACTGCAGATTACAATTCTGGGACACAAGGTCAGTGAACCTATAGGAAACGCGGAAACTTTGTGCCTTTCATACGAAGTTAATGCGGAACACAGGTGGTGACGTGATCCTCAATTTTCTTGTCAACTCTGCAGGTAACGGCAACTGTCGCTCTTGCTTGTGTATAGCGTTGCAACGCGGTCTTGTTGGCGTGCCATCTCTGAATACGGGGTGTATGCATATATACATactttttgaggaaaatgctgtttcatgcattgaagcacaaagttaactggaacgcccatgcatttcgtcggacacattgaaaagtaatatctcgaaactggttcagtcctgagcattcgttccaagtggatacgccttgcgaactacacggctatatttcgtagattgaaagatgtgccttaAAATAATTTACGAAAAACTTAATTAACGTAATTATGTTaactattcaattaggcgttttcatttctcgtggaagtaatgaccgcctcatcgagtagtttagatcaaggattataattgtgctatctgcgacaggcaatatttaaaaatttcgtgcagctaaaatgaaacaccctgtatctcAACCAAATCACCTTAAGAGAAATTATAGAAAACATTCAATTACATCTCACCAAAAAGTTTACAAGAACTATACGTAAGCTCAATTATAAGGCACCATAACTTTTATAACCGCTTGTGTGAGCCCATCTGGCCATCTAGGCGTCTTTCGGTCTTGGTGCCGTTTTTGTCCATATAGGGCCCAATATGGTGCTCTGTAAATTGTGAGTGTTCGCATGGTTTATGCAATAGCCTAAGCATTAAATATATTTCGCGTCCGCAAACGCAGACGCAGCACCACAACGCCACGCTGAGCCGCAGCCAAATGAAGCAGGCCTCGGAGCTTGAGATCGTCGCACTCTCGGCTTACGGCGTCTTTGCTCACACTCGGGTGGACTTGGACTTGGACTCAGAAGTCTTCGAGGCCGTGCAGGCGGACTCTTCCGTGGCCAGTGTGCTCCCCGTGTTTTCCGCTCCGAAAGTCGTGCAGCTGAGGCACACCAGCAGACACCGGGTCGAGGTCGACGTCGTCTGGGACTTCGACCTGTCGCCGGAGGACAAGGAAGTGAAGTATGAGGTTCGATCTAGTTTCCAATTGGTTCGGTTCCGTGAGGTTGGAACTGCTCACCGCCCTTCCTATGAGTGTGGTCTACGGTGAGGCAGAGAGACAGACGGGCCTACCACACCGCACGTGTGTAACGGGCATGAGGGGAGAAAGGCGGCTGACATGATTGCGGATAAAAGGCACGTTGTTCTACTTGATCTTTTGGTGCCACTCGCACAACTTACTGAATAACGGAAGACCAGAGAACACTGGCGGGCTTGAGAAATAGCGCGCGTATGAAGCACACCTATGCAATACCATGTAATGCCGGTCCCTCGCTGCCGTGAAGACAGCGCTGCTTTTAAACGTCAGCTTTGGCTAGGTCATATTGGCAAATACAGGGGGCGTAAACTCGTCTACAGTGTAAAAAGCAgcgtttaaaaaaaaacgttggctTAACGACTGCTGAAAATATCGCGCAGGAAGTGCTTTAGTTATAGCACCAATGTACCAGTTAAGTGTCGTGAATTGCTGCTTAACATTGCTTTTCACGTAATAGACATAAAAAGTTTTATATACTGAATTAACTCTTGAGAGAAGACCACGTTAGTGATTTCGTCATTTTAGCCAATATTACGGAAACTCTGTGTTGTTTCTCTAACACTGCCATAAATTACACCCGCCAAGCCCCTGGTTTTCAGATGCTTCCCACAGAGGAAAATGATATAATTACAACGTTTTCGGATCTCTGCACAAGAAGAGCCAAATGCAAGGATGGTTTTCAAATCAAAGCTTTTACGTACGTTGTCCCAGGGCTAATGCACGTTTTAAGCTACTGTCATTCATAAAGGTGGGGACGCATCAAATTATTCTAACTTTCGACCAATCTCGATTTTTCCAGTGTTATCAAAAGGTTTAGGAAAAGTGATATATATCAGACTTAGGAAGTTCTTGGTCAGATATTCTGTTTGATTGTCCGTTTGGATTCCGTCAGAAAATGTCCTCGGAAACAGATTTCCCCAGATGAAACTAGAGAGCATAATATATAATGGACTTGAAACAAAACGATTAGGTTCAGGATATACGCGTACTTTTCAAAAACATTTGATCTAATTAATTACGATGGAGTAAATACAAAAACTTGAACACTATGGAATTAGAGGACATAGTCTAGCCTTACTAGAATCCTACTAGACACACCGAAAACAGAGTAGTTCTTAACCGCGCCTTTTTTAAAATAGCACCCCTCCGGTCTAGTCTACCATCGGGAAACATTTTAGGGCCTCTATCGTTCCTTCCGTTCATTATTATATTTTAGCCtcatggcattattattataGCTTACGCTAACCATGCTAAAAACTTTGAGGGAACACAGAACATGAATTATTTATTAGcggcaataatttttttaatattcacgGCAATGGACTCTAAATTGCGTACATTTTaacacaaataaaaataaaataaattttatttagaCCGAGCAACAGAAGATACATCTCTAACTTTGGTGTTGTTTTAGGTAAAGTCAGATTGAGAACGTGCCTGCCGTAAAAAGCCTATGCGTGGGTTTTACTGAATCGTTAATTTAGGATGCGCATGTCGATGGCGAAAGATTAAGAGTAAACAGATTACGCGGTATAGTAAACACCGTAGACACTTACTTCCTCAACAAGCAAGGATTCCGATATACGGTGCTTATTTATGTACAACCACTTATTTCGTACTGCATTACAATATGGGGCAGAACTACAAagcaaaataaaatgaaaattctTGTTGCTCAAAAACAAGCGATATATGTAATTGTGAACACACACATTCACCCACACTCCACTGATTTTTCTGCTCTCAAAGTCACCGAGCTATATTCCAAAAAGTTATTGAGCGTGCACAAACGCACCGTTCAAGATAATAACGACATGCTCTTTTCATTGTTCAAACTAAACCGTTGCATACCTGCTTACAATACGCGACATTCTTTCCAATAGTGTCAACCTTTTGGTCGCACCACAGATCGCATACAGTCGCCATCGTACGTTTCACCGAGGTACCTCAATATTCTTAATAAATATAATATTTCTGTGGAACAGATTTCGCAAGCGATACTGATTAAACAGCTTTACTTATTTGAAAATATTTACTAATTATATTGTGACCTGTTACACTAATCAATGTTAGAAATGTCTGCTTGTATAAATAGCCTATTCAAGCCAGTACGTTTCCGTTAAAGTGTCTATGTTAcataattattttatttgtttatattCTACTTCTGTTCTGACCGACGAAAGCAAATCGGATTCCACGCACTTCAATCACAGCCTTCACACAATCATCGGTATTCCTATTCTACATTTTCAACACAATGCATCTGTCCCAATAACGTGTGACCGACGGACGCAGGGCGTTTCTCACGCAGCAGATTTTCTTGCCCAGCCTCCATACTTTGTGATTCGGAAGTCTATACCACGAAGAGAAATAAATCTGCGTTCCATTGCATTGTAACTCTTGCGCGGCACCCGCAGGTCATGTGGAGGGTCCTCGACAAGGCGGTGGACGTGACGGGCCGCCTGCACACGTCGCAGCAGTCGGCCACGCTGCCCCTGTGGGTGGGGACCTCGTACCTGATCTTCGTCCGACGCCTGTCGCCGGCGACGGGAGAGCCCGACGCTGAGACGCTCTCTCGATTCCTCGACACGCCCGTCGCGGAGCCCGAACCGACCGCACAAGACGCTGCCTCAAGTGAGCGGCCTTTCCTAtttatttttaagcgaagctttctaggctcacaagtgtcggcggcggtggtggtggtgtcacgctgaaaagtgggccgatcctggtgagaacgggtccaagctcaatggcacatagcagGGGCAAAAAAGAacgcaaaagagagagaaagagagaaagacagaaagagagaaaaaaagaaagacattttgTATTTGTTTTGGTAATGTTTTGAAAAGTGTTAGTAGTTTTGTTGGCAAACAGGCAGTGCAGACGAAAAGGAGCACTGAACTGTGCTGCCCCAACGTCTACAGCAGATGCTCACCACATCTCGTGGCTCAAAAAGTTGAGAGAATTCAGCGAGCTGTCAGGCTACGAACCGATCAAATGAACTACTATATAGGCGCCGGATCATGAACGATAAGTTTGTCACGACACGATACTTCTATTTCAACGTTAAATTAAATCAATTTGATTCTGTTTATTGCAAAAGAACAAGCAGTTGCATAAAAGCTGCTAAACAAAGCAGCTTTATGTGGCGGCCACTCTTAGAACTGCCATCGAGCGATATAATAGATACAATTAAAAACAATGCAAGCACTGATTCACTTGAAGGATTCCAACGTTTTATTTAAATATACATCGTTGCCCAGGCAAGCAGCTTGGGGAGGGGAGTAGGGGGTTAATTGGCAATGCTACATTGTCTGCATTCGATTCATATTCTGTGTTGCATAACATATTGCGCAGATATGATTTACAGACATCTCACCGGTATACGGCATtctgtaataataaaaaaagctatCACCGAAGGACCCCGTTTTAAATATTTCAGCACTGATTGTATGGTTTGGTCCCCATGGATAGCGTGAATAAGGAGAGGTCGTACCTGTGGTAAAATCACCGAATTATGCTTGTTATAGAAAGCGGCTCTACAAGAGATGCTCCTGTTGAAATGGCCGCATTCGTTGCGCTCCCTAATACTTATAACATGTGTGCCCAAGAAGGTTGACCCTAAATGCTATAACTAAAATAGTGCTTCCCTTTCTTCGGACTTCTTTTTATATGCTAAACTGTGTTATTTGTTTTCACGAGCTTTGCATTTCTCGTCATCGaaatccagggaaaacacggaGAATTCGGGAGTGTAACTTATGTCAATGCTGGCCTGCACTTCAGTGGATTGGGGATTGGAATAGCAGTAGTGTCAGAAATTCCTTATAGCAACTTGTGTGCCATTGGCGCGATGCAGCTCGTTCAGCTGTAGCAAATCATGCACCACCTTGTCCTTCTTTTCTTCTCAAGCGTACGCCTGCGGCGCACTCTTTTAGGTATTTCTAGTCATTGCTTACTTCGTGGATGCTTTTTGGTTCGTTCATTTCTTTCATCGTGCCGGGTTTTGTCTTGTACATGGAGCTCATTATTTCCAGGCGTCTTGTGACCATTGTTACCAATGTCTTGGTAGCAATCTCTATAGGAACTTTAGTTCCCACTGGAAGAATTGCAATAGCTTACATTGTAATTCTGCGGTATTTTAAAGACCATTAAAAATGATTGAAGAAACCAAAAGGGAAATTGTCTGAATGTCTACAAAGATATCAGCAAGGCAACCAATGTGCGTACACAACTTAATTAGGCATTTCGCCTCGTAAGGAACATCATCATCAACCATCATCAGCTTCTGAATTCACGTGTCGTGATACTAGAGTCAAATTTTGACGTTTTCTACTTCAACGACCTTTTATGCCCAACAGCCAGCTGCGTGCGCTTCGAGGTGGTGGTGGCCGGCGCCGTCTTCGCCACGGGCATCATTTTCGTCTGCGTCGTAGCGCTGGCCCTGGTGACAATGCGAAGGTTAACGAGGCCCAGGGGAGAACACCCTGCAGCTACCAAGTGCGCTTCCGCTCAAAAAGGCGAGTGACGGCCTCTGGTAGAGGAGTTAGAACCGTCCTATTTCCGCAAGTtttacttttcatttattttatttccaAATAGTGCCGGTCCAAATTAGAACCTGTTCTATGTGACGGCCATGACGACAGCTTTAAGCCCAAGTGCTAGAACTTGTCGCAAAAGCCAGACGGCCACCTCGTTTCGGAAAAAGGAATTATACTACTATAATTGCGACATTGACACTTTGTATATGTGGACATTTTAAGCAGAGACCGCAATGTTTAGGCACTAAGACATGCTGTTTTAAGCGCCCGTAAAGTTTACATTTATGGCAAATATGTGCGCCAAACACTGTTCCTTAGGCATGTATTGGCTCAATAATAACTTTTGCTGTGCATCTGTGGATGCATATTTTTATACGGAACACACCTCACTACACCCGTTTTGTTAAAGTCACTCTTTTTTCGTGAAACCAGATTAAGGCCAATTGTGTAGGTTAGAACATTTATGCGAAATTTAGTGTGGCTAGACACCATGAGGACAGTTGTGAAAACAGTGACAGACAGGCACCATCGCAAATTTCCGTCATTCGTGTTGCGTCATTCGTCATACGTTCGATGCATCACTTAGTGTCCCTTCAGTACAGGGATAGGGAGCCCTAATAGCCGGCGACCAATCTAGCGCACGCAGACACGtacatatatattgtactgaaggagaatcaccgcgcttcgatgtctgggaaatgacgacgacgatgcgtggtggttgttgttgacgctctagctcgcgctcgccagtaaccagacctgcctttcgaatagccttctacaacgccacggccaggcctgcttgaagaccaacacccccattttaagtggtggaggtagcggggtactgttcatcctggaacttcgcagctgggcgctaccatcagctttcaccatgacttatcctggcccatcgcaagctgctcccgtgccaacgacaatccactgtgttggcgtgccccgacaacgcgatccgcctatatttagcggcaccgatgacgaggacgtcgaggattggattgtcgagtacgaacgagtgagctcttgTAACAAATGGGAGGACCGCGCCAAGATcacgaacgttcactttcacgtcactaatgtagccggcctctggttcaaaaaccatgaaaccgaaatcacgaactggtcgaccttcacggcagccgtcgcggaggtcttcggtcgtcccgccgtgcgccggcttcgcgcggaacagcgcttgcgcagtcgagtccaacgcagggaggagacgtttacaagctacatcgaagatgttctctccctgagcaagcgcgtcgacccatctctcgccgaagggaaaaaaataaagcacataatgaaaggagtcgacgacgatgcatttcagatgcttgtcgctagaAACCCCAAGACGGTAGCCAACGTGATACAACTCTGCgagacttacgacgagctgcgaaagcagcgtgcgtcgacgctCCGTGCTGatcaagatacagcagacatttccagCCTTGCCAACGACGCCACTTCTTATCACACCGTTTTGCTACCACACATTCTTGCTACCACACCGTTTTGCTACCAcgcagttcatccgcgaggaagttgcacgtcaactttcccttgtcgcccacacacctgagcctgcgccgtcatctttagacccacctcttcgtcacgtcattgaggcgcaagtcgcccaggcactaccagctgcccctccggcgttgcctgtcaatacgccactaacttacgctgccgttcttgccagaccacaggccccatctctttctggcgcctaccggGCCACCGGCTCCTTCTACACATCGCCGCCACCCTCACGCTCTGTGCCCCATCCTTCTTCGCCCACCGGACCATCTATTGTGAATCCGTGGCGCAccattgataaccggcccatatgcttcgcatgtggtcttgcgggccatatagcccgccactgtcaccgtcgcagcttccgctctcaaaACGGTATGGCTTCAccaacctatcaaggtgctcagaattcaccacgagtttcttctcctgtcgccgacccgttttctacacgccgcccgtgtgactcacgccggtcgtcttctccccgtcgccgatccatctccccgatgcttcgccgacctagccccgcacgagaagaaactaacagccgcagttcccgaggcaagaactgcgccgtcatcgaactctccaagacctcatttttacccgcctaacgaaattgatttattggtagaaggcatcgccgtacgtgcacttgtcgacacatGAGCTGTTGTTTCTataattagcgaaaaattgtgccgcaatctgagaaaagtgaccaccccgcttaccgatgttaccctgcgtacggcgacctcgcatcacgtcaagcctaccgctcagtgcacagcctgtgtcattattcaaaatgttatgtatgccgttaagtttgtcgtcctgccccgatcatcctaTGACGTAATCCTAGGATGAGATTTTCTATCTATTCATCAAGCCCTCttggactgcgctcgtgccgaactcacattgacgacgccgtgccctgacctcgacgaccacactccccctaaagtgtttgccgcggctgatgtccacatcgcccctttgtccgtcgttctggtgcctgtattttcgcccgccgccaccaactcacctgttttgttttcgccatctgctgctcctgctcgtcggcgaaacttcctcctcccgtgggctgtcatcaacttctgcaatggttctgcggctatctacgtgtgcaatgtatctgcaTGTCCGTCACTGTCCGAGCTGTTAAACAGTTTGCCTTTACACCGGCAAAGTGTTTGTGGCAATAATCGACTGCCTTCAGCCAACTGCCTCAGCGGGTGATTACATGGTAACATGACAAAAGGCTAGGACAAAACACGCCAAAGCACTTTTAGGCTTTGAAAATGCCATAGAGGCACAACCATCAAactaggcatttataggcacagTAAAAGGGCCACTAAAATATTTCTAAGCAGATTATTTTGTACTTATATGCTAAGTAAGCACGATAAGAACTTAAGATATGACTTATAGTTTGGCGTCTAGTAATAGCGCAAGCTGGCTAACTTCAGGTGCACAGCGAAACAGGACTGCATTTTCGTACACGAAGACCTCAGGGAACCAATCGTATTGCCCAATTCGTACAGCCTCCATATCATTTCGACACTAATATAATCTACATCTTGTTCAACTTCAATGGTGTCTTCGCGAAGTGGTCATCTGTGCCCACAGTGTCTGATTTAGCGTGATACTTAAGATAGCCGTTGTCCGATTTCCTCTGCCGTTAACGGCGACTATTGTAACACACCAACATTATATCTATACCACATGTGCCGTGTCTTTGAGACATGTCTTAAATGATTATGTTAAagggaaatgagacatccacccaaaagtagtaattgctacaatggaaacccatgGGGGTTCCTCGAAaggaaagcctcgcagttgaagaaaaatttgtcctggtccgggactcgaacccgggaccaccgcctttcctggGCAGCCGCCCTACCATCtaagctaaccaggcggctagcagatggcagggcgaagtcgaatttatcaacgaCTCGAAGCAAAGGcgagtgtttgacgtaatagttcagcggaaaccggCTAGGTGGaaagaagtaattaaagggaactgagacatccacctaaGCATAGTAATTGCTACAGAGGAAACCCATGCGGCTTCCTCGAAaggaaagcctcgcagttgaagaaaaattcgtcctggtccgatGTGGCACCACTGCGCTGTTCTTAGCGTGCACACCGTTTAAAGCGCCATGCctatgggcgccgccatatttCGTCACGTGACAGCAGCTGCCATAGAGCTCCTCTTGAGTAATGGCGTTTgcttccttgtttacaatggccCCAGAGGCAGGCACGACTCAGACAGCCACTATTTCGGCCACCACGGCGAGCATTGTGTAGGCAGATGATGCAAGACTTTGACCAACGCTGCAAAAGCAGTGTATACTTTTCATTTATGCATTCTGTCTGCACTGTATTCGTAGTGACGAATGTAGCAGCCTGATGTTTGCTTTTATCCTACATATTTTTGTCAGGCCACCTGTAAATTTGTATGGTTGTTACGGCCGTGCACCTGTTGTCAACTGAAtgtacaacatttttttttttttggggggggggggggagagagagaaagtgcaCGTGCTGGCGCAGAAAATTCCTGATTGCGACTTCCTCCGACCGTGGTGGTTAGTTCTGCCTGCGTGAGTCTTGTCACCAGCGCTGATTAGATAACTTGGGAGTGGTTTTTTATTACTTACAGCGCAGATTAAAATGTATTCGCGTACACGTGAACAAAACAATTGAAGTGGCCGAGCCATCGCTCGCCTGCTGTTTGATTCACGGCGTAGACATACAACTCGCGGCACCCGTCTATTATTCCACGTTTGAGTGGGCTGCTACGGGAAGTtagcttacccgccgtggttgatcagtggctatgctgttgggctgctgagcacgaggttgcgagatcgaatcccggccacgacagGCGCATTAtacaatgggggtgaaatgcgaaaacagctatgtgcgtagatttaggtgcacgttaaagaaccccaggtggt
This genomic stretch from Dermacentor silvarum isolate Dsil-2018 chromosome 2, BIME_Dsil_1.4, whole genome shotgun sequence harbors:
- the LOC125943390 gene encoding uncharacterized protein LOC125943390, with protein sequence MFVRHVFPVGAIHALCAIGLASLYRPVWAHQVSNMEDLQEAFRFARCRATCIDKLGLKTGKDDVECTGDKECNMCWDVCDFFNKDFEVWKHMCTVAELCFPGCQVACSFWHKTSSKLPGSAVTNHAEEEYPGVFSEPPRLEAVGAHDVRVTWSQPLSAQDDPIERGLVYALFLRGLVNDQRWEDAGQTQHHNATLSRSQMKQASELEIVALSAYGVFAHTRVDLDLDSEVFEAVQADSSVASVLPVFSAPKVVQLRHTSRHRVEVDVVWDFDLSPEDKEVKYEVMWRVLDKAVDVTGRLHTSQQSATLPLWVGTSYLIFVRRLSPATGEPDAETLSRFLDTPVAEPEPTAQDAASTSCVRFEVVVAGAVFATGIIFVCVVALALVTMRRLTRPRGEHPAATKCASAQKGCSERRRSRQGSLLSSSAKTLLGIHSGSGPSSPVGESREDLLAEAQCEGGGGTNQCFVYDNHTA